From the Chrysiogenia bacterium genome, one window contains:
- a CDS encoding DUF3883 domain-containing protein, translating into RSRLIEVKTTNGWDRTPFHITRNELAVAEERRAEWCLFRLWNFSREPKAFELRPPLNVNRRAKLTHLGGL; encoded by the coding sequence CGGTCGCGGCTGATCGAGGTGAAGACTACGAACGGCTGGGACCGGACGCCATTTCACATCACGCGCAACGAACTGGCCGTGGCCGAGGAGCGGCGTGCGGAATGGTGCTTGTTCAGGCTGTGGAACTTCTCACGCGAGCCGAAGGCCTTCGAACTGCGTCCGCCGCTGAATGTGAATCGGCGTGCAAAATTGACCCACTTGGGTGGGTTATGA